One genomic window of Cercospora beticola chromosome 5, complete sequence includes the following:
- the RPL15 gene encoding 60S ribosomal protein eL15 (BUSCO:EOG09264L0C), translated as MGAHKYLEELQKKKQSDVMRFLLRVRCWELRQLNVIHRASRPSRPDKARRLGYKAKQGYVIYRVRVRRGGRKRPAPKGATYGKPTNQGINQLKYQRSLKSTAEERVGRRAANLRVLNSYWINQDSTYKYYEVILVDPQHKAIRRDPRINWIVNPVHKHRESRGLTATGKKSRGLNKGHRYNNTTSGRRHTWKRQNTLSLWRYR; from the exons ATGGGTGCCCACAAGTATCTTgaggagctgcagaagaagaagcagagcgaTGTCATGCGCTTCTTGCTTCGCGTTCGCTGCTGGGAG CTCCGCCAGCTGAACGTCATCCACCGCGCCTCCCGTCCATCGCGCCCCGACAAGGCTCGCCGTCTCGGATACAAGGCCAAGCAGGGCTATGTCATCTACCGCGTGCGTGTCCGCCGTGGAGGCCGCAAGAGGCCAGCACCAAAGGGTGCCACCTACG GCAAGCCCACCAACCAGGGTATCAACCAGCTCAAGTACCAGCGCTCGCTCAAGTCGACTGCTGAGGAGCGTGTTGGCCGTCGCGCTGCCAACTTGCGCGTGCTGAACAGCTACTGGATCAACCAGGACAGCACGTACAAGTACTACGaggtcatcctcgtcgaccCACAGCACAAGGCGATCCGCCGCGACCCACGCATCAACTGGATCGTCAACCCAGTGCACAAGCATCGCGAGTCTCGTGGTCTCACTGCCactggcaagaagagcagaggtCTCAACAAGGGCCACCGctacaacaacaccaccagcGGTCGCCGCCACACCTGGAAGCGCCAGAACACCCTCTCCCTGTGGCGCTACCGATAG
- a CDS encoding uncharacterized protein (MEROPS:MER0044581), with protein MKVINAGSELNIPFLNDIRNSVTHLAISTTPAMGATSNRLHVTERLDLNVDNIDISLAITHRPGRLCPVLFLHGFGSTKEDYTDFLLKKSFDGHAFVAYDAPGCGQSTITEHKQLSIPFLVKTAEALLDYLRIDRFHLVGHSMGALTGLELSHKHPARVLSFTNIKGNLSPEDCFLSRQIFDYPTSDDKLFFQDFIHRTFNATFFGSAMYATSLQLKARAESVRPIFSSMVKLSDAGDLLDKFLALPCPKIFMFGEQYDALSYLKKLGESGVTLARIEDCGHFPMYSNPPLMWRYILRAITEGEEACR; from the coding sequence ATGAAGGTCATCAATGCTGGAAGCGAACTCAACATTCCTTTCCTTAACGACATCAGAAATTCGGTCACGCATCTTGCCATCAGTACCACTCCGGCTATGGGAGCAACTTCGAACCGCCTCCACGTCACAGAGCGTTTGGATCTTAATGTTGACAATATTGATATTTCGCTTGCCATAACGCATCGCCCAGGCCGGCTCTGTCCCGTGCTATTTCTGCATGGATTTGGATCGACCAAAGAAGATTACACCGATTTCCTGCTTAAGAAGAGTTTCGACGGCCATGCTTTCGTAGCATATGACGCTCCTGGTTGCGGGCAATCAACAATCACAGAACACAAACAGCTATCAATTCCATTCCTAGTTAAGACTGCAGAAGCATTATTGGATTATCTCCGCATCGACCGCTTCCACCTCGTTGGGCATTCCATGGGAGCACTTACCGGACTCGAGCTATCGCACAAGCACCCTGCGCGTGTGCTAAGCTTTACAAATATCAAAGGCAATCTCTCTCCCGAAGACTGCTTCCTCAGCCGACAAATATTCGATTACCCGACATCGGATGACAAGCTGTTCTTCCAGGACTTCATTCATCGGACCTTTAACGCCACGTTCTTCGGCAGCGCAATGTACGCCACGAGTCTGCAGCTCAAAGCTAGAGCAGAGTCAGTCCGACCAATTTTCTCCTCAATGGTGAAGCTCTCTGATGCGGGCGATCTTCTCGACAAATTTCTGGCTTTGCCTTGTCCAAAGATCTTCATGTTTGGCGAGCAGTACGATGCGCTGTCATATCTGAAAAAGCTCGGCGAGTCGGGAGTGACACTGGCTAGGATCGAGGACTGCGGACATTTTCCAATGTATTCGAATCCACCATTGATGTGGCGGTACATACTCAGGGCAATcaccgaaggagaagaagcttgtagataa